A window of the Lactuca sativa cultivar Salinas chromosome 7, Lsat_Salinas_v11, whole genome shotgun sequence genome harbors these coding sequences:
- the LOC111893913 gene encoding 65-kDa microtubule-associated protein 1: MAGVDVQNPLLGETTCGSLLHQLQKIWDEVGESDDERDKMLVQIDQECLDVYKRKVDQATKSRSHLLQTLADAKLELSTLVASLGENTFVGFSEKTGGTIKEQLAAIAPALEQLWKQKKERIEEFSDVQTQIQKICGEIAGSSEGAAGLGNQGVDESDLSLKKLDEFHDQLQQLQKEKSDRLHKVLELVSSVHDLCAVLGIDFYSTVTEVHPSLNDATGVQSKSISNDTLTRLAKTLISLKEDKKQRLHKLQELATQLTDLWNLMDTSEEEQGLFDHVTCNMSASVDEVNVPGALALDLIQQAELEVERLDDLKASKMKEIAFKRQGELEEIFARAHIEIDREGAREKILGLIDSGNVEPSELLVDMDNQIIRAKEEALSRKDILDKVEKWMSACEEESWLEDYNRDDNRYNASRGAHLNLKRAEKARILVNKIPGVVESLVGKTRAWEEEHGMSFMYDGVPLLAMLDEYAMLRHDREEEKRRVKKDQKKMVTEQQQVNPNTEVETAFGARSSPGRPLSSNTKKVGVRATANPNGSPNRRLSLNQNRSVNRDGKVKPNNSPSPLKDAASRVSGTEPAPTTP; this comes from the exons ATGGCAGGGGTGGATGTTCAAAATCCGCTTCTTGGAGAAACAACATGTGGATCATTACTGCATCAGTTGCAA AAAATTTGGGATGAGGTGGGTGAAAGTGATGatgaaagagataagatgcttGTTCAGATAGATCAAGAATGTTTGGACGTGTACAAGAGGAAAGTGGACCAGGCTACAAAGTCAAGATCACACCTTCTTCAGACATTGGCAGATGCTAAACTTGAACTCTCCACTCTTGTTGCATCCCTAGGGGAGAATACATTTGTTGGGTTT TCTGAGAAGACTGGTGGAACCATCAAAGAGCAGCTTGCTGCTATTGCACCGGCTCTAGAACAATTATGGAAGCAGAAGAAGGAAAGGATCGAGGAGTTCTCAGATGTACAGACACAAATACAAAAGATATGTGGAGAAATTGCAGGGAGCAGTGAGGGTGCAGCAGGATTAGGAAACCAAGGTGTTGATGAGTCTGATTTATCCTTGAAGAAGTTGGATGAATTCCATGATCAACTACAACAACTGCAGAAAGAAAAG AGTGATAGACTGCACAAGGTCCTTGAGTTGGTGAGCAGTGTACATGATCTTTGTGCTGTCCTTGGGATTGATTTTTATAGTACAGTCACGGAAGTTCATCCAAGCCTCAATGATGCAACTGGCGTACAATCTAAAAGCATAAGCAATGACACACTTACTCGCCTTGCAAAGACACTCATATCTTTAAAAGAAGATAAGAAGCAACGCTTGCACAAG CTTCAAGAATTAGCAACCCAGTTAACTGATCTTTGGAATCTGATGGATACATCTGAAGAAGAACAGGGGTTGTTTGATCATGTGACTTGTAACATGTCGGCTTCAGTGGATGAAGTGAATGTCCCAGGGGCCCTTGCTCTTGATTTGATCCAACAG GCGGAGTTGGAAGTGGAGAGGCTGGATGATTTAAAAGCAAGCAAAATGAAAGAGATTGCTTTTAAAAGGCAAGGGGAGCTTGAGGAGATATTTGCACGTGCACATATTGAGATTGACAGAGAGGGTGCGAGGGAGAAGATTTTGGGTCTGATTGATTCTGGGAATGTGGAGCCTTCTGAGTTGTTGGTTGATATGGATAACCAGATCATAAGAGCCAAAGAAGAAGCCCTGAGCAGGAAAGATATTTTGGATAAAGTGGAGAAATGGATGTCGGCTTGCGAAGAAGAGAGTTGGCTTGAAGATTACAACAGG GATGACAACAGGTACAATGCAAGTAGAGGCGCACACTTGAACCTGAAGAGAGCTGAAAAGGCTCGAATATTGGTGAACAAAATTCCAGGTGTGGTTGAGAGTTTGGTGGGGAAGACACGGGCATGGGAAGAGGAGCATGGGATGAGTTTCATGTATGATGGGGTTCCGTTGCTTGCGATGCTAGATGAATATGCGATGCTCAGGCATGACAGGGAAGAAGAGAAGCGAAGGGTAAAG AAGGATCAGAAGAAGATGGTTACCGAGCAGCAGCAGGTAAATCCAAATACAGAGGTAGAAACTGCGTTTGGTGCGAGGTCAAGCCCTGGGAGGCCGCTTAGCAGTAATACGAAGAAGGTGGGGGTGCGTGCCACTGCCAATCCCAATGGAAGTCCGAATCGACGGTTGTCTTTGAATCAGAATAGGTCGGTTAATAGAGATGGGAAGGTGAAGCCTAATAATTCTCCATCTCCGTTGAAGGATGCTGCGTCACGTGTATCCGGTACTGAGCCTGCCCCGACTACACCTTAG